TAGACTTCCAAAAGCCAGAGATTAACTGAAGGCTTCAAAACCTAAATTTGTAGATAACTAAAGTAACTCTTGAATTTTATCAAAGTCTAAACCACCATAATTACCACTACTCATTAACAACAATACACTATCGTTAAATTTTGAATTTACAAGGAAATCCTTGAAGGTTGTAGCATCTGTAAAAATGGTCAAATCATCCCGCTCGAACGCTTGAGCAATTTGTTCTTTACTTATAGTTTCAAGCTTTTTGATAGCAACTGCTTCTGGTGAATAGAAAACAACTGCTTCTTCAGCAGCATCTAATGCTCCTTTGTAGCCTTTTATAAAATCGGCATTTAAGCTACTATATGTATGTAGTTCTAAACAAGCAACTAAGCGCTTATCAGGAAATTGATTCTTTACAGCCTCAGTAGTTGCTTTAACTTTTGAAGGCGAGTGAGCAAAATCTTTAAACGCAATATTAGTGGCTGTTTCACCTATCTTTTCGAGACGTTTTGCTGCCCCCTCAAAACTGGCTATAGCCTCATAAAAATCGTCTTCGTCAACACCCATATGTTGACAAATCCATTTTGCACCTGCAAGATTATTTAAGTTATGTTTCCCAAAAACAGATATAGGCATTGGCCCTTCTGGAGTTTCTAAAAGCGTCTCCCCATCTTCGATGGTGTATTCTGGTGTCGAGTAGGGATGTTTGCGCGTTGGCGCTTCAGCTGCTTCAGCAATTCGTCTTACCTCAGCATCTTCTTCATTATAAACAAGAATACCTCCTCGTGAGATTGACTCAGCAAAAATCTCAAATTGCTCAATATAATTTTCATACGTCGGAAACACGTTAACGTGGTCCCAGGCAATACCACTAATCAATGCAATATTAGGCTTGTATAAATGAAATTTTGGTCTTCGGTCTATAGGCGATGATAAATACTCATCTCCTTCAAGAAGAATAAAGTCATTCTCTTCGGTCAAATGCACCATCGTATCAAATCCCGGTAGCTGCGCTCCCACCATAAAATCTACCTCTTTATTCTGATAATGCAGTACATGCAAAATCATAGCGGTTATGGTAGTTTTTCCGTGAGAACCACCAATAACTACACGAGTTTTTTCCTTTGACTGTTCGTATAAAAATTCTGGATAGGAGTATATTTTTATCCCTTCTGCTTGTGCTTTGAGTAATTCAGGATTATCTTCTTTTGCGTGCATACCCAGAATAACCGCATCTAAATCTGATGTAATTTTATCTGGAAACCAGCCTAGTTCAATTGGTAATAAACCGTAATCAGCTAAACGAGTCTTAGAAGGTTCAAAAATAGCATCATCACTCCCGCTAATTGTATATCCTTTGTGATGAAGCGCTAAGGCTAGATTATGCATTGCACTACCACCTATTGCTATAAAATGTACTTTCATAATCGCCTTTGAATTGAGTCTGCAAGTTAAGAAATCAGAAGTAGCTCGCTTAAAATAAGTTTAAGATTCTAGTATCACATAGCAAGAATATTCTTTTTCTCATCTATAGCCTTATCAAAATCAGGAAGATCTTGAAGACACAAATTTATATAATGTAAAGCACGGGTTTTATCACCCTGATTTTTATAAATCTGAGCCATCCTATATTGCGCCCAGCCCACAGGAACACCATCTTTATACGAGTAGTTTGCAATATATTGCTTAAGACTTGCCAGACCTAAAACAGGCTCTATATTAAATTCTGCCGCAATTTTACCTATCTGGTAATTTATTTGATTGCGCTTATGTATTTTAAAACTTGTTGTGGCTGCATCTAAAGCTTTCTGCGGCTCGTTGTCCTTTTCATAAAGCGCTATAAGCTTAGCATAGGTAGTAGGAGAGCCACCTACCTTAATGGCACTTTTGTAGAATTGTTCGGCTTCCTTTAAATTATTTTGATGCTCCTCTACATAGCCTCTTGCTAAATAGCCATCTACAGGAGATATCTTCTGAAGCTCTAAAGCATAATCACGTGCTTTACTTGTGCTACCTCCTATAATACCCGGTAATTGCAGATATAACTCTACAAGAGCCCAGCGGGTTTCTATATGATTAGGATCTAGTTCTGCTGCTTTATGAAAGTGTTCTTTTATATCGTCTATATAGGTTAATGCTCTAATACGACTTATACTCAAAGCTTTCATACCTAATGCCCCACCATATTTAAAATGATAATTTGCATTAGAGGATTGCTCCTTAACCAATTCTTCATAATAACCTAGAGCAGTATCCCATTTTTTATCGTAAGAAGCGATATCTCCTAAATATTCGCGAGTGAGTTTATCTTTAGGATATTTTTTTAAATAAGAGAGTAAAATAGGCTTTGCTTTTTCAAACTTTTCAGCTTTGTAATAGTTTTCAGCCATTACAAATTCGGTGCTTTGAGCATTACCGGAAATTGAAAATTTTAGTAAAAAAATGAAAAGCATTAAACGTATGCGCATACCTGGTTGTTTTGACCAAAGCTAAACAAAAAGCAGACCAGAAATAAACATTACCTAATAATTACCTTTTACTTTTTACTTTTCTGGCGGAAAATTTTTAAATATTTTCTGACTCACTTTTGTGTAGTAAGAAACCCGATCCTGAGGGTTTGTATTAAGCGCTATATTGCTGTCGCTCACTGCTTGCCAAACCAGCATGTCTTTTTTGCTATCTACTAAATCTATTGTTATAGTCTGATGATCTTTGCTACCGCCTAAAGGAATACCTGCACCAATACTCAAACCCCCACCATAGCTACCACCACCTACACCCACGCCTACTGAATTTTGCGAGTTTTCACGGTATTGATCAGAGATAATATTTATTAATAAATCTGGAGTTTCAGATTTTACAAACCCTTTTTGTTGCATCACTATATCTATAGCATCAACTAGGCGATTTGCATCTAACTGACTCAAACCTGTTTGCATATCTGGGAGAAAATTATAGGTTTTGTATTCTGCAAAATTTATTTGCTCATCATAATCATAGTTAACCTGAGTAGAACCACAAGAAATTATAAAAAACGAAACCACTAAAACTAAAAAATACTTCATCATACTGCTTTTCTTTAAAAATAAGCAAAACGATGAAGTATGATAGTCAATAAAAGCTTAAAAGAAGAAACTTGTTTATGTTACTTAACCTCAGGTTTGTTAAGCATAGCCCAAAGCTTATCTTTTAACTCAACAAGTCCCTGCTGTGCTACAGAAGATATAAATAGATATTCTACAGGAAGACTTTTATCAAGCTCTTTTTTTAATTCAGACTTAAGCTCTGCATCTAGCATATCACATTTTGTAATCGCTATCAACTTATCTTTATCTAAAAGTTCTGGATTGTATTTCTCTAATTCGTTTAATAAAATCTGATACTGCTCACCTACATTAGGAGCATCTGCAGGTATCATAAAAAGCAATGTAGAATTGCGTTCTATATGCCTTAAAAAACGGTAACCAAGTCCCTTTCCTTCTGCAGCTCCTTCAATAATACCAGGTATATCTGCAATTACAAAAGTTTGAAAGTCACGGTACTGTACAATTCCTAGATTCGGTTTTAGCGTAGTAAACTCATAGTTGGCGATTTTTGGCTTCGCCGCAGTAATTACTGAAAGTAAAGTAGATTTACCTGCATTAGGAAATCCTACAAGGCCTACATCTGCCAGCACTTTAAGTTCTAAAGTAACATTTACCTCTTCCCCATCCATTCCGGGTTGTGCATAGCGTGGTGTCTGGTTTGTTGCAGTTTTAAAATGCGCGTTTCCTAGACCACCCATACCTCCTTTAGCGATTATGAATTCTTCATCTGCCTCGGTAAGTTCTTTAAGTATC
The sequence above is a segment of the Leeuwenhoekiella sp. MAR_2009_132 genome. Coding sequences within it:
- a CDS encoding UDP-N-acetylmuramate--L-alanine ligase, whose amino-acid sequence is MKVHFIAIGGSAMHNLALALHHKGYTISGSDDAIFEPSKTRLADYGLLPIELGWFPDKITSDLDAVILGMHAKEDNPELLKAQAEGIKIYSYPEFLYEQSKEKTRVVIGGSHGKTTITAMILHVLHYQNKEVDFMVGAQLPGFDTMVHLTEENDFILLEGDEYLSSPIDRRPKFHLYKPNIALISGIAWDHVNVFPTYENYIEQFEIFAESISRGGILVYNEEDAEVRRIAEAAEAPTRKHPYSTPEYTIEDGETLLETPEGPMPISVFGKHNLNNLAGAKWICQHMGVDEDDFYEAIASFEGAAKRLEKIGETATNIAFKDFAHSPSKVKATTEAVKNQFPDKRLVACLELHTYSSLNADFIKGYKGALDAAEEAVVFYSPEAVAIKKLETISKEQIAQAFERDDLTIFTDATTFKDFLVNSKFNDSVLLLMSSGNYGGLDFDKIQELL
- a CDS encoding tetratricopeptide repeat protein, whose amino-acid sequence is MRIRLMLFIFLLKFSISGNAQSTEFVMAENYYKAEKFEKAKPILLSYLKKYPKDKLTREYLGDIASYDKKWDTALGYYEELVKEQSSNANYHFKYGGALGMKALSISRIRALTYIDDIKEHFHKAAELDPNHIETRWALVELYLQLPGIIGGSTSKARDYALELQKISPVDGYLARGYVEEHQNNLKEAEQFYKSAIKVGGSPTTYAKLIALYEKDNEPQKALDAATTSFKIHKRNQINYQIGKIAAEFNIEPVLGLASLKQYIANYSYKDGVPVGWAQYRMAQIYKNQGDKTRALHYINLCLQDLPDFDKAIDEKKNILAM
- a CDS encoding DUF4136 domain-containing protein translates to MMKYFLVLVVSFFIISCGSTQVNYDYDEQINFAEYKTYNFLPDMQTGLSQLDANRLVDAIDIVMQQKGFVKSETPDLLINIISDQYRENSQNSVGVGVGGGSYGGGLSIGAGIPLGGSKDHQTITIDLVDSKKDMLVWQAVSDSNIALNTNPQDRVSYYTKVSQKIFKNFPPEK
- the obgE gene encoding GTPase ObgE — its product is MTEGNFVDYVKMHVTSGKGGGGSAHLRREKFVTKGGPDGGDGGRGGHVILRTNPNLWTLLHLKFKRHTRAGHGSNGSKQTSTGADGEDMYIEVPLGTVVRDTETQEILKELTEADEEFIIAKGGMGGLGNAHFKTATNQTPRYAQPGMDGEEVNVTLELKVLADVGLVGFPNAGKSTLLSVITAAKPKIANYEFTTLKPNLGIVQYRDFQTFVIADIPGIIEGAAEGKGLGYRFLRHIERNSTLLFMIPADAPNVGEQYQILLNELEKYNPELLDKDKLIAITKCDMLDAELKSELKKELDKSLPVEYLFISSVAQQGLVELKDKLWAMLNKPEVK